The DNA region CCTGTTGCTGCTATAACCGGCGTGCCGGAGTTTAAAGCTTCTAACACGGGTATACCAAATCCTTCGTACCGTGACGGGTAAACAAATACCGATGCCAGCTGATAAACAGCAGGTAACTCTGCAAAGGTAACGTCTTTTAAAAATATTACCCGGTGGTTTAAGTTATTAGCTGTTATATATGTTTTAACCAATTCTGTGTATCGGGTTTCTTTGCCAATTACTACCAGTGTTATGTCATCAACATTTTTTAACGCCTTAACGGTTAGCAGCAGGTTTTTGCGTTCTTCAATAGTGCCAACACTCAAAATAAAGCGGTTGGGCAGCTTATATTTTTCTTTTACAGCCGATTTTTGCGCGGCGGTTTGTTCAATTGCAAATGAAGGGTCACATCCCTGGTAAATAACTTCTATTTTTTGGGGGGCGATGCTGAGCAGGTCGATAAGGTCATCCTTTGTTTTTTGGCTTATGGCGATAATTTGATCCGCGACGCGGCAGGCATGTTTAACCTTAGCGAGGTAAATACGGTAATTAACCGTACCAAAATGTTTCGGATAACGCATGAAGATGAGGTCATGCACGGTAACAACCGACTTAATGCCGGTATGTTCGATTCCCGAAGGCAACTCGTGACTTAAACCATGGTACAATTCAATGCCGTCGCGTTTTAGATCTTTGATAATTCCTTTACTACGCCACCATGAAGTGAACCATTTGCTTTTTGGGGTAACTGTGCGAATGCTGGGATAATCGCCAATAAAATTAAGCCGCGGATTGGCTTTGGCTTTTGGCGTATATAAATATAAAAGGTTGGATAGATTGAGCGACGCTATGCCTTTAATTAACCAGCGGCTGTAATTACCTAAGCCGGTATTATTGTAAAAAGCCCGTTTAGCATCGTATCCTATCTTCATTTGGGTGTTAGATTTGAGATGTGAGATATGAGACGTGAGATAAAATAAGCTGCATTCGACAGTCTTAATCTCACATCCCAAGGCTCACATCTTTATTTTAAATAAGGGATAAAAGAAAGCGATATGTGCGCAGTCTCAAATCTCATATCTAACATCTCATATCTAAAATTACACCGCTACGTTGTTTTCACGCAGGGCGTCATTTAACGACGTTTTTTTGTCGGTTGATTCCTTACGGGTGCCGATGATGAGGGCGCATGGTACCTGGTATTCGCCGGCAGCAAACTTTTTGGTATATGAACCCGGAATTACTACCGAGCGGGCAGGTACGCGGCCTTTATATTCAACCGGGGTGCTGTGGGTAACATCAATGATTTTGGTTGATGCTGTTAACACTACGTTTGCGCCTAATACAGCTTCATGTTCAACATGTACGCCCTCAACAACAATGGCGCGTGAACCGATAAAGCAATTATCTTCAATAATAACCGGGGCAGCCTGTAGTGGTTCCAACACACCACCGATACCTACGCCACCGCTTAAGTGTACATGTTTACCAATCTGCGCGCATGAGCCAACAGTAGCCCAGGTATCAACCATGGTGCCTTCATCAACATAAGCACCAATGTTTACGTACGAGGGCATCATGATAACACCTTTGGCCAGGTGGGCACCATAACGGGCAATACCATGAGGTACCACGCGAACGCCGGTTTGTTTGTAATCGGTTTTGAGTTTCATTTTGTCATGAAAAACAAAAGGGCCGGTTTTAATTTCTTCCATCTGCCTGGTCGGGAAATACAAAACAACCGCCTTTTTAATCCACTCATTTACATGCCAGCGTGTGCCAATGGGTTCGGCCACACGGATCTCGCCTTTGTCCAAACGGTCAATAACGGTTTCAATGGCGTTGGTGTATTCATTATAGTTCAGCAGGTTCCTGTCTTCCCAGGCCTCTTCAATCAGTTTTTTAAGATCTTGCATTGGTGAAATTAAACTTTTGGCAAATTAAAGGATTTTTAAGGAAATATGTTTTAAAAGATTGTATATCATGAAGGGAACGGGGGATTCAATCCAGATTTGAAACAAAGCAGGTAGTCAAATAGAATTATGCCACCGGTTGTCTTTAATTTAACACTGTATGAAGGAAATAGCGGGAAATATGTAGTATAATTGACGTGTTGCGTATAATATTTTGACTTACAGTGCCTTGTTTTACACACATTTATACAATATCCGGACAATCGATGGGTAGCTATATAAAAAACATTAAGTAAGCCTTAATTTTATGTAAACGGAAACCAACGTTTAAACTAATTAGGTGTCAAAAGCCTTCCGGACAGCGAGTGTCTGGGAGGCTTACTTTTTTTATTTCAACTTGCGCGTATATGTATAATTCCTGGGTTGGCATAGAAGGTTTTTTGGGAAAACAATTTGATTTTAAAAGAGCGTTTATTTACTGTTATTTGTTAGTGCTCCTGGTAAATAAGTTTATAAAACAGTAAACATTAGCACTTTACTTATCGTATAAGCACTTATTATATCAATCTGTTAGCTTAGAATGAATATTGATATAATTGTTTTAACCTTTTAATTTATATTAACCAAATTATTCCCAGGTATGACCCCTTTAGTACTATTTGCAGTTATTTTGCTTTCGGTGGCACTGCTGCTTATCCTCAGCGTTTTGTTTTTTAGCTTACTCAAATACATCCAAAGGCGCTATTATCCACACTGGAAATTCCCTGATTATGTTAGCGTTGGTTACGCCGAATATCTTTATCATAAGTTCATTAAAAAAGACCTGCCTAAGTAAATTGTAAAAACGAAGCTTTGCGGTTGTTGATTTGCCAGCATATTAAAAAAATGTTGTGTTAATTAGCGTTTGTGACTGTGAATCGTAATTTTTATAAAGACGTATTATTTGGTGTAGCCGTTGGCGACGCACTGGGTGTTCCTGTTGAATTTAAATTGCGGGAAGACATCGCTAAAAAGCCGGTAACTGATATGACCGGTTTCGGTACTTATGGACAGCCGCCGGGTACATGGTCGGACGATAGTTCGTTGACTTTTTGTCTCGCCGATGTTTTAGCAGATGGTTATAGTTTGCAAAAAATTGCCGATAGTTTTGTTAACTGGTTATATAACGAACAATGGACTGCGCGCGGAGAGGTGTTTGACGTAGGCATGGCAACCCGAGTTGCTATTGAACGGGTTTTACACAAAGTACGGCCCGATCTGGCCGGCGAGTTCGATGAATCATCAAATGGCAATGGTTCGTTAATGCGGATTCTGCCTCTACTATTTTACATAAAAGATAAGCCTGTAAAAGAGCGTTTTGCCATCGCAAAAGAGGTATCATCTATAACACATGGACATGTGCGTTCAGTAATAGCTTGTTTTTATTACCTGGAGTTTGCCCGTAGCTTGCTGGCAAATAATGATCCTGAATCTGTTTATCAGAAAGTAAAGACTGAAGTGTCTTCGTTTTTAGAGGGAACAACTATTAACCCTGATGAGATAGCCTTGTTTGACAGGTTATTGAAAGGCGATATTTACATGCTGCCTGTAACTGAGATACAAAGTAGCGGGTACGTACTGCATACTCTTGAAGCGGCAATTTGGTGTTTGTTAACCACAACGAACTATAGCGAAGCCGTATTAAAATCTGTAAATTTGGGCCTTGATACCGATACCACCGCAGCGGTAACAGGTGGATTGGCTGGTTTAATTTATGGTTTTGAAAGTATTCCCGAACATTGGGTACTTATGCTTGCCCGGAAAAATGATATTGATGCATTGGCCGAACGCCTGGCCAGTAAATATAAAAGAAATTGAATATTATGGCCGAAAGAGAGAAACTGAGAATAGATAAATACCTGTGGGCCATCCGCGTGTTTAAAACCCGTACACTGGCTTCTGATGCCTGTAAGGCCGGCCGCATCAAGCTGGACGGTAAAAACATCAAGCCGTCATACGAGGTGAAAATTGGCGATGTTTACCAGGTAGCAAAAGGCATTGAACGCAAGGTTGTAAAAGTAACCGGCTTGTTGGAAAACCGGGTAGACGCCAAAACGGCTGTCAATTTTTACGAGGATATAACTCCTGTTGAACAAACCCAGGCCTTTAAATCAATGTTCCATGCCCCGATACTGAAGCGTGATCGTGGCACGGGCCGTCCCACTAAGGCCGACAGGCGCGAGATTGATGACCTGAAAGATAATTTTTTTGAAGAAAAAGAAGAGGACCCGGATTAAGCAGATTTTAGGGATTGATGGAATTTGATTTGCAAATGTGAATCAAATTCCTGCCCATCTGATAAATCCTACAAATCCGGGTTCAGACAAATGTCCTCCCCCAAATCCCGGTCAATAATGATCTTTATGCTCGGTTGTTTCCCAAAGCTTAAAAGTAGTTAACGCTTCATCACGAAGGATTTGGACAAAGGGGAGCTTGCGTTTTTCCATGGTACAGCCCAGTTCATCATAAATAAAATGATCGTCGAAACCTATCGCGGCGGCATCGGCTTTGGTATTGGCGTAATAAATTTTATCGATACGGGCCCAGTAAATGGCACCCAGGCACATAGGGCAGGGCTCACAACTGGTATAAATTTCGCAGCCCGCTAAATTATAGGTTTCCAGCTCCTGGCAGGCCAGGCGGATCACCGAGACTTCGGCGTGTGCGGTAGGATCATTAGTGGGTACAACACGGTTGGCGCTGCGGGCTATGATCATGCCGTCCTTAACAATCACGGCCCCAAAAGGCCCGCCCATTCCACGCTTTACATTGTCTTCGGCCAGTTCAATGGCTATGCGCATAAATTTTTCGTGTGCCGTATTTTCCATATTGCCCTAAATTAAAAAACCTCAACCGAAGTTGAGGTTTTAATTTGAAAATGTGTCAATTTGAATATTTGAAAATGACTTGTAATTTTCAAATTACTACATCATAAAATTTTCAAATCGTATATTATTTTTTGTCTTTAGCGTAAGCTTCGTTAAGGCGTTTGGCAACGTCAACGGTAACATCTAACGATGGATCACCATATAATACGGTTGGATTGGCTTTTGAATAAGTTAACACCAGTTTGTAGCCTTTTTCTTTTGCATAACCTTTTACAAAGTCGGCAATTTTATCATACAGCTTAGCATTTTCAGAGGCTTGCTCGTTTTGGAATTCGGCACCTGCATTTTGAGAGTAGCCTTGTAATTCCTGTTGTTTACGCTGTAACTGTTGCTCGGTAGCCTGGCGCTGATCGGCCGGCATGGTAGCCTGATTTTTCTGGTACTCGGCAACCTGGCGCTGAAAAGCCTGACCGCGGTTTTGCAGATCGGTTTGTGATGCTTTGCCTTTATCTTCAAGGCGTTTTGACATGTCTTTAAAGTAATCGTACTTGCTTAATAAAGAATCGGAGTTTACATAAACAATGGTTTCTTTATCAGGAGTTGCTGTGGTTGCAGCAGCCGGTTTATCGGCGGTTTTATTTTGGCTGCAAGCGGCCATGCTGCCTGCAATTGCTAATCCTAAAGTAAGTTTGGTTAAAACTGAAGCACTGGTTTTCATTTCTGTCAATCTGAAAAATATTATAAAATTTTGACAAAGATAATCTTTCATTGCAAGTATCCTAATCGGATGTGCAGATAATCAGATGTGCAGATTTAAAATGTGCAAATGAGCAGATGATACTGATTGCGGCTGTGCTGGAGCGCGGTGTTTTAGGCTAACGCGCTAAAACCGTGAAGTTTTGCTTTACCTAAAAAATTTTATGGTGTACAATTTGCGTTAGGGATGGAAGTGGGTACCGGCCAATGAGCGTAATGCCTGCAGGCGTATGAACGTACAGCCCGGGCCGCAGGCAAGGCCCATATTCTGAACCGTGATTTATAGGATTTAAGGATTCCTTGATTTGAAAATAAAGAAAGGCGTAAATGAACCAGGGGGCACAAGTCAGCCACCCACGGTCCTGCACTCAAGCGCCATCACAAGAACTTAATTCGTTAAAATTATTAATGCATTGCCAGAATTGGAAATACAACAGATTCTTTAAATCCTTTAAATTCTATAAAATTTCGAGTTCAGGCAAGTATTCTGCCAATTCTAAAATCCTGTAAATTCTGATTTATACAACTCTCCACAACTGTACTTTTATCCACAAATAATCGTTAATCCGGGGTATTTTTTGTAATTTTGAAGATTGTTTCATTTAATAAATATGAGCGAAGAAATTCAGGATAAATCCAATTATTCAGCAGATAACATACAGGTTTTAGAAGGTTTAGAGGCGGTGCGCAAGCGTCCGTCGATGTACATTGGCGATACAGGTGTTAAAGGTTTGCACCACCTTGTATATGAAGTAGTTGATAACTCTATCGACGAAGCCCTTGCCGGTTATTGCGATGATATAAAAGTTACTATACATGTTGGCAATTCCATAACCGTATCAGATAACGGTCGTGGTATCCCTACTGGTATCAATACAAAAGAAGGTAAATCGGCGCTTGAAATTGTAATGACTGTTTTACACGCCGGTGGTAAATTTGACAAGGATACCTACAAGGTATCGGGTGGTTTGCACGGCGTAGGTGTAAGTTGCGTTAACGCACTGTCAACCCATGTTGCTACTGTTGTTCACCGTGAAGGCAAGATCTTTACCCAGGAGTATGAGCGTGGTAAACCCATGTTTGATGTAAAGGAGATAGGTGTATCTGATAAAACCGGTACAATCCAAACCTTTCAGCCCGATCCGGAGATTTTTACTACTACTACCGAGTATAAATACGATACCCTGGCTGGTCGTTTGCGTGAGTTGTCATTCCTTAATAAAGGCATTCGCCTGAGCTTAACCGATGAGCGCGAAACTTTAGAAGATGGCACTTTCCGTTCGGAAGAATTTTTCTCGCAGGGTGGTTTGCGTGAGTTTGTTAAATTTTTGGACGGCACCCGTACGCCTATTATTCCGGAACCTATTTATGTTGATGGTAATAAAGGCGGCATTCCGGTTGAGCTTGCGCTGCAATACAATGACACCTACAGTGAGAACGTTTTCTCGTACGTAAATAACATTAACACCATTGAAGGCGGTACCCACGTAGCAGGTTTTCGTCGCGGTTTAACCCGTACTTTAAAAGCTTATGCTGATAAGGAAGGTTTACTGAAAAACGTAAAAGTTGAGATTAGCGGCGACGACTTCCGCGAAGGTTTAACTGCAGTAGTATCGGTAAAAGTGGCCGAGCCGCAGTTTGAAGGCCAAACCAAAACCAAACTGGGTAACAATGAGGTAATGGGTGCTGTTGACGTTGCGGTAGGTGAGATTTTAGGTAATTACCTTGAAGAAAATCCTAAAGAAGCCCGCCTTATTGTAAATAAAGTGATCCTTGCCGCTACCGCCCGTGCCGCCGCCCGTAAAGCGCGCGAAATGGTACAGCGCAAGAGTGTGATGACAGGCTCGGGATTACCGGGTAAACTGTCTGATTGTGCCAATAGCGACCCAACCCTTTGTGAGTTATTCCTTGTGGAAGGT from Mucilaginibacter sp. SJ includes:
- a CDS encoding glycosyltransferase family 4 protein, encoding MKIGYDAKRAFYNNTGLGNYSRWLIKGIASLNLSNLLYLYTPKAKANPRLNFIGDYPSIRTVTPKSKWFTSWWRSKGIIKDLKRDGIELYHGLSHELPSGIEHTGIKSVVTVHDLIFMRYPKHFGTVNYRIYLAKVKHACRVADQIIAISQKTKDDLIDLLSIAPQKIEVIYQGCDPSFAIEQTAAQKSAVKEKYKLPNRFILSVGTIEERKNLLLTVKALKNVDDITLVVIGKETRYTELVKTYITANNLNHRVIFLKDVTFAELPAVYQLASVFVYPSRYEGFGIPVLEALNSGTPVIAATGSCLEEAGGPGSLYVNPDDDAGLAEKLNQVLSDDGLRQTMITKGRAHAANFTDDKLSQQLMQLYQNILNHA
- a CDS encoding 2,3,4,5-tetrahydropyridine-2,6-dicarboxylate N-succinyltransferase, producing MQDLKKLIEEAWEDRNLLNYNEYTNAIETVIDRLDKGEIRVAEPIGTRWHVNEWIKKAVVLYFPTRQMEEIKTGPFVFHDKMKLKTDYKQTGVRVVPHGIARYGAHLAKGVIMMPSYVNIGAYVDEGTMVDTWATVGSCAQIGKHVHLSGGVGIGGVLEPLQAAPVIIEDNCFIGSRAIVVEGVHVEHEAVLGANVVLTASTKIIDVTHSTPVEYKGRVPARSVVIPGSYTKKFAAGEYQVPCALIIGTRKESTDKKTSLNDALRENNVAV
- a CDS encoding ADP-ribosylglycohydrolase family protein; translated protein: MNRNFYKDVLFGVAVGDALGVPVEFKLREDIAKKPVTDMTGFGTYGQPPGTWSDDSSLTFCLADVLADGYSLQKIADSFVNWLYNEQWTARGEVFDVGMATRVAIERVLHKVRPDLAGEFDESSNGNGSLMRILPLLFYIKDKPVKERFAIAKEVSSITHGHVRSVIACFYYLEFARSLLANNDPESVYQKVKTEVSSFLEGTTINPDEIALFDRLLKGDIYMLPVTEIQSSGYVLHTLEAAIWCLLTTTNYSEAVLKSVNLGLDTDTTAAVTGGLAGLIYGFESIPEHWVLMLARKNDIDALAERLASKYKRN
- a CDS encoding RNA-binding S4 domain-containing protein, with protein sequence MAEREKLRIDKYLWAIRVFKTRTLASDACKAGRIKLDGKNIKPSYEVKIGDVYQVAKGIERKVVKVTGLLENRVDAKTAVNFYEDITPVEQTQAFKSMFHAPILKRDRGTGRPTKADRREIDDLKDNFFEEKEEDPD
- a CDS encoding nucleoside deaminase; protein product: MENTAHEKFMRIAIELAEDNVKRGMGGPFGAVIVKDGMIIARSANRVVPTNDPTAHAEVSVIRLACQELETYNLAGCEIYTSCEPCPMCLGAIYWARIDKIYYANTKADAAAIGFDDHFIYDELGCTMEKRKLPFVQILRDEALTTFKLWETTEHKDHY
- a CDS encoding OmpH family outer membrane protein, which codes for MKTSASVLTKLTLGLAIAGSMAACSQNKTADKPAAATTATPDKETIVYVNSDSLLSKYDYFKDMSKRLEDKGKASQTDLQNRGQAFQRQVAEYQKNQATMPADQRQATEQQLQRKQQELQGYSQNAGAEFQNEQASENAKLYDKIADFVKGYAKEKGYKLVLTYSKANPTVLYGDPSLDVTVDVAKRLNEAYAKDKK
- the gyrB gene encoding DNA topoisomerase (ATP-hydrolyzing) subunit B — encoded protein: MSEEIQDKSNYSADNIQVLEGLEAVRKRPSMYIGDTGVKGLHHLVYEVVDNSIDEALAGYCDDIKVTIHVGNSITVSDNGRGIPTGINTKEGKSALEIVMTVLHAGGKFDKDTYKVSGGLHGVGVSCVNALSTHVATVVHREGKIFTQEYERGKPMFDVKEIGVSDKTGTIQTFQPDPEIFTTTTEYKYDTLAGRLRELSFLNKGIRLSLTDERETLEDGTFRSEEFFSQGGLREFVKFLDGTRTPIIPEPIYVDGNKGGIPVELALQYNDTYSENVFSYVNNINTIEGGTHVAGFRRGLTRTLKAYADKEGLLKNVKVEISGDDFREGLTAVVSVKVAEPQFEGQTKTKLGNNEVMGAVDVAVGEILGNYLEENPKEARLIVNKVILAATARAAARKAREMVQRKSVMTGSGLPGKLSDCANSDPTLCELFLVEGDSAGGTAKQGRNREYQAILPLRGKILNVEKAMEHKIYENEEIKNMFTGLGVSRGTPEDDKALNLTKLRYHKIIIMTDADVDGSHITTLILTFFFRYMKELVEAGYVYIASPPLYQVKKGKEYEYCWNDVQRDAAIQRLKGAGKEDSVHVQRYKGLGEMNDIQLWETTMNPETRTLKRATIENAAECDHTFSMLMGDEVAPRREFIERNAKYAKIDS